The Halorhabdus sp. BNX81 genome includes a region encoding these proteins:
- a CDS encoding AbrB/MazE/SpoVT family DNA-binding domain-containing protein, with protein MATESGPEETKVSDRGMVTIPAALRRRLDIEAGDKLRWTVDDDGDLSVEVLHQREGVFDDFEPVDAGETDAVALESEFGAE; from the coding sequence ATGGCAACCGAGTCAGGACCCGAAGAAACCAAAGTCAGCGACCGCGGGATGGTCACCATCCCGGCGGCGCTTCGGCGACGCCTCGATATCGAGGCGGGGGACAAGCTCCGGTGGACGGTCGACGACGACGGGGACCTCTCCGTCGAAGTGCTCCACCAGCGAGAGGGTGTCTTCGACGATTTCGAGCCGGTCGACGCCGGCGAGACCGACGCTGTGGCACTCGAATCGGAGTTCGGAGCCGAGTGA
- a CDS encoding NAD(P)-dependent oxidoreductase, whose product MEIVATSSVEDAGLAALRDAGHDIRTVAVDGAEELAAAAEGAAALIVDEDTPVPATVFERATDLQIVGRTGIDVDGIDVTTATEHGVIVANGPETDVQAVAEYIIGLLFATARGIPQGHVRLKDGEWAKGDIIGSELDGKTAGLVGFDSVGQEVAKRLDNLGLDVVVYAPDGDGERAAQIGAERVELEACLDRADFLSIHTAGAQLQLGESELDTLGDGYLVNGTDGDVVDETALANAVGDGALQGAAVDAVSVAPLPADSPLRDVEDIIITPELARHTGPNGDSASTSVVNQVLAAFDGQPVTNAVNVPSIPPDAYPVVKPYADLTETVARIAIQLFDGDLDAVSIEYAGDIVTETIEPITAAGLTGVFDPLGWDANQVNARHVAAEHDIDVDVSTIREASDFQNLVTVTVSGGGDELSVEGTQFADGEPRIVSIDRYWVEAIPHGHMLIVRNADEPGVIGFIGSVLGEYDVNIAGMFNAREAIGGEALSVYNLDDEPGGDVLAALNDDDRILETTVVELNGQNARE is encoded by the coding sequence ATGGAGATCGTAGCAACGAGTTCCGTCGAGGACGCGGGACTGGCGGCACTTCGCGACGCAGGCCACGACATCCGGACCGTCGCGGTCGACGGAGCCGAGGAGTTGGCTGCCGCTGCCGAGGGCGCGGCGGCGTTGATCGTCGACGAGGACACGCCGGTCCCCGCCACAGTGTTCGAGCGGGCAACGGACTTACAGATCGTCGGGCGAACCGGCATCGACGTCGACGGGATCGACGTGACCACGGCGACCGAGCACGGCGTGATCGTCGCCAACGGGCCGGAGACCGACGTCCAGGCCGTCGCCGAGTACATCATCGGACTGCTGTTCGCCACCGCCCGAGGGATTCCCCAGGGCCACGTTCGATTGAAAGACGGCGAGTGGGCCAAAGGCGATATCATCGGCTCGGAACTCGACGGCAAGACCGCCGGACTCGTCGGCTTCGACAGCGTCGGCCAGGAGGTGGCCAAGCGGCTGGACAACCTCGGACTCGACGTCGTCGTCTACGCCCCCGATGGGGACGGTGAGCGGGCCGCACAGATCGGTGCGGAACGCGTCGAACTGGAGGCCTGTCTCGACCGCGCGGACTTCCTCTCGATACACACCGCGGGTGCACAACTCCAGCTCGGCGAAAGCGAACTCGACACGCTCGGCGATGGCTACCTCGTCAACGGAACGGACGGCGATGTCGTCGACGAGACGGCACTCGCGAACGCCGTCGGGGACGGTGCTCTCCAGGGAGCAGCCGTCGACGCTGTCTCAGTTGCCCCCCTGCCGGCGGACAGCCCGCTTCGGGACGTCGAGGACATCATCATCACCCCCGAACTCGCCCGTCACACGGGACCGAACGGTGACTCGGCGTCGACGAGCGTCGTGAACCAGGTACTCGCCGCGTTCGACGGGCAGCCGGTCACGAACGCCGTCAACGTGCCGTCGATCCCACCGGACGCCTACCCGGTCGTCAAGCCCTACGCCGACCTGACGGAGACAGTCGCCCGGATCGCGATCCAGTTGTTCGACGGCGACCTCGACGCCGTCTCGATCGAGTATGCGGGCGACATCGTCACCGAGACGATCGAGCCGATCACGGCCGCCGGACTCACCGGCGTCTTCGACCCGCTGGGCTGGGACGCAAACCAGGTCAACGCGCGGCACGTCGCTGCGGAGCACGACATCGACGTCGATGTCTCGACGATTCGGGAGGCGTCCGACTTCCAGAACCTGGTAACCGTCACCGTCAGCGGTGGCGGGGACGAACTCAGTGTCGAAGGAACGCAGTTCGCCGACGGCGAACCCCGTATCGTCAGCATCGACCGCTACTGGGTCGAGGCGATCCCGCACGGGCACATGCTGATCGTCCGCAACGCCGACGAACCGGGCGTTATCGGGTTCATCGGGAGCGTGCTCGGCGAGTACGACGTCAACATCGCCGGGATGTTCAACGCCCGGGAAGCCATCGGCGGCGAGGCGCTGTCGGTGTACAATCTCGACGACGAACCGGGCGGGGACGTCCTGGCTGCGCTCAACGACGACGACCGCATCCTCGAGACCACCGTCGTCGAGCTCAACGGGCAAAACGCCCGCGAGTAA
- the thrC gene encoding threonine synthase, translating to MSYLEITQEEPAEATDGVWLTCIECGEHFPPFAGIRYTCDECEGLLEVRYADLPTFADFGDDESAFHGGVWRYSDALPFDEGVSLPEGDTPLHNVPRLEDEIGVERLRVKHEGMNPTGSFKDRGMTVGVRVAQAVGVDRLACASTGNTSAALSAYGSRAGLEVLVLLPAGKVAAGKIAQASLHGARILEVDGNFDRCLDIVKDLADRGEAYLLNSLNPFRLEGQKTIGLEIMEQFMAEEGDFPDRIVLPVGNAGNTAALYKAFRELEATGAIDEDQIPKITGVQAEGSAPMVEAIEEGWDHIERWDDVETKATAIRIGNPVNAPKALPGVRETGGTAVAVSDAEITDAQRSLAEEGVGVEPASAASIAGLRKLREEGVVDTDEQVVCLTTGHLLKDPDAAAEAGTDPEPVPADTDDVLDHLRS from the coding sequence ATGAGCTATCTAGAGATCACCCAGGAGGAGCCAGCCGAGGCGACCGACGGCGTCTGGCTGACCTGCATCGAGTGTGGCGAGCACTTCCCGCCCTTTGCGGGGATTCGCTACACGTGCGACGAGTGTGAGGGGCTGCTCGAGGTCCGGTACGCTGACCTGCCGACGTTCGCGGACTTCGGCGACGACGAGTCGGCGTTTCACGGCGGCGTCTGGCGCTACAGCGACGCCCTTCCCTTCGACGAAGGCGTCTCCCTCCCGGAGGGCGACACGCCACTCCACAATGTCCCGCGACTCGAAGACGAGATCGGCGTCGAACGCCTGCGAGTCAAACACGAGGGGATGAACCCGACGGGCAGCTTCAAGGACCGCGGGATGACCGTGGGCGTCCGGGTGGCCCAGGCGGTCGGCGTCGACCGGCTCGCGTGTGCGTCGACGGGCAACACCTCCGCGGCGCTGTCGGCCTACGGCTCACGGGCGGGCCTGGAAGTGCTCGTACTCTTGCCGGCGGGGAAGGTCGCCGCCGGGAAGATTGCCCAGGCGAGCCTACATGGCGCGCGGATTCTGGAGGTCGACGGGAATTTCGATCGGTGTCTGGATATCGTCAAGGACCTGGCCGACCGTGGCGAGGCCTACCTGCTCAACTCGCTGAATCCCTTCCGGCTGGAGGGTCAGAAGACCATCGGCTTGGAGATCATGGAGCAGTTCATGGCCGAGGAGGGCGACTTCCCTGACCGGATCGTGCTGCCGGTCGGCAACGCCGGCAACACCGCCGCGCTGTACAAGGCCTTCCGGGAACTCGAAGCGACCGGGGCAATCGACGAGGACCAGATCCCGAAGATCACTGGTGTTCAGGCCGAGGGCTCAGCCCCGATGGTCGAGGCCATCGAGGAGGGCTGGGATCACATCGAGCGCTGGGACGACGTCGAGACGAAGGCGACGGCGATCCGGATCGGCAATCCGGTCAACGCACCCAAGGCACTACCCGGCGTTCGCGAGACCGGCGGGACGGCAGTCGCGGTCAGCGACGCGGAGATCACCGACGCCCAGCGATCGCTCGCCGAGGAAGGCGTCGGCGTCGAACCCGCCTCCGCCGCTTCGATCGCGGGACTACGGAAACTCCGTGAGGAGGGCGTCGTCGACACTGACGAGCAGGTGGTCTGTCTGACGACCGGGCATCTCCTGAAGGATCCCGACGCGGCCGCCGAAGCCGGGACCGACCCCGAACCGGTCCCCGCCGACACCGACGACGTGCTCGATCATCTGCGGTCCTGA
- a CDS encoding [LysW]-lysine hydrolase encodes MSATRVPTADVSTEDARELLIDLVEIPSVSGDVEDAAAELAAFFDAHDREVWIDDVGNVRAPADDGVLLTSHIDTVPGDIPVRLEENDDGETVLWGRGSVDAKGSLAAMAAVAVRTGASFAGVVGEEVDSTGGRYLVEDRESEPDAVINGEPSGWDGITLGYRGLLGGTYVATSESGHSSRPDNNAIEDAIDWWNRVEAEFAKDEWHPVFERVTCKPVDIDGGVSSDGLSVETTMRVQLRVPPEYTTDEIRELADGHLDRGTVNWDDWVEPVMTSPRTGVARAFRAAIREEGGDPRLLRKTGTADMNIYADAWDVEIVSYGPGDSDLDHAPDEHLPLAEFDRSVAVLDDVTTSLLEEP; translated from the coding sequence ATGAGCGCGACGCGTGTTCCGACGGCCGACGTCTCGACCGAGGATGCCCGCGAGTTGCTGATCGACCTCGTCGAGATCCCGTCGGTCTCGGGCGATGTCGAGGACGCCGCCGCGGAGCTGGCGGCCTTCTTCGATGCCCACGACCGCGAAGTCTGGATCGACGACGTGGGCAACGTCCGTGCCCCCGCAGATGACGGTGTGCTCCTCACGTCCCACATCGACACCGTCCCGGGCGATATTCCGGTCCGTCTGGAGGAGAACGACGACGGCGAGACGGTCCTCTGGGGTCGGGGGAGCGTCGACGCGAAGGGGTCGCTGGCGGCGATGGCGGCCGTGGCGGTCCGGACCGGTGCGAGCTTCGCCGGCGTCGTCGGCGAGGAAGTCGACTCGACCGGCGGCCGCTATCTGGTCGAGGATCGGGAGAGCGAACCCGACGCCGTCATCAACGGCGAGCCGTCGGGCTGGGACGGGATCACGCTAGGCTACCGTGGCCTGCTCGGCGGCACCTACGTCGCTACGAGCGAATCGGGCCACTCCTCGCGGCCCGATAACAACGCCATCGAGGACGCCATCGACTGGTGGAACCGCGTCGAGGCGGAGTTCGCTAAGGACGAGTGGCACCCGGTCTTCGAACGGGTGACGTGCAAGCCGGTCGACATCGACGGCGGGGTCAGTTCGGATGGGCTCTCGGTCGAGACGACGATGCGCGTCCAGCTTCGGGTGCCCCCGGAGTACACCACCGACGAGATCCGCGAGCTGGCCGACGGCCACCTCGATCGCGGGACCGTCAACTGGGACGACTGGGTCGAGCCGGTGATGACCAGCCCCCGGACGGGGGTCGCGCGCGCCTTTCGCGCGGCGATCCGCGAGGAGGGTGGCGATCCGCGCCTCCTGCGCAAGACCGGCACCGCGGACATGAACATCTACGCCGACGCCTGGGACGTCGAGATCGTCTCGTACGGTCCCGGCGACTCGGACCTGGACCACGCCCCGGACGAGCACCTGCCGCTGGCCGAATTCGACCGCTCGGTAGCGGTACTGGACGACGTGACCACGAGCCTCTTGGAGGAGCCATGA
- the glyS gene encoding glycine--tRNA ligase encodes MSGVTADSLVELAKRRGFFLQSAGAYGGVSGFYTFGPQGAAMKRNVEETWRERFAIREGHMEVDAPTVLPEPVFEASGHLDGFDDMLVECPECGQSHRADHIVEDDPDTGIEEAESLAPDRVEEVIAEYELVCPTCGAGLAGQTIEQFNLMFETNIGPGSSSPGYLRPETAQGIFIEFPQLAEYARNQLPFGVTQIGRAYRNEISPRKSLLRVREFTQAELELFIDPAADEPDLSAVADVTARFYSAEAQDGDGEPVEMPVGEAFDEGVVADPWIAYYLGVAAEWYSAIGVDMDRFRFRQHRPGELAHYSEDCWDAEGEVSDPGADPDWIELGGFAYRSDYDLSKHDTHSEADFTVFKQYDEPVTVEKPTVDPEMGYLGPEFGGAAGDVADALEALAEDDPDAFAGEDVTVEVDGETYTVPVEQTGFAIEELTESGEHIMPHVVEPSLGIDRALYTALDHSYREDEVDGEERTYLELPPAVAPTTVGVFPLMDKDGLGERAREIADELRAAGLSVAYDDSGAIGRRYRRQDEVGTPYCVTVDYDTLEDASVTIRDRDSTEQTRVAADDLASTVAGLVSGDASFRNL; translated from the coding sequence ATGAGCGGAGTCACGGCGGACAGCCTGGTAGAACTCGCAAAGCGCCGTGGCTTTTTCCTCCAGTCCGCGGGGGCCTACGGCGGCGTCTCCGGCTTCTACACCTTCGGCCCGCAGGGGGCCGCGATGAAGCGCAACGTCGAGGAGACCTGGCGCGAGCGCTTCGCCATCCGGGAGGGCCACATGGAGGTCGACGCCCCGACGGTCCTACCCGAGCCGGTTTTCGAGGCGTCGGGCCACCTCGATGGCTTCGATGACATGCTGGTCGAATGCCCCGAATGTGGGCAGTCCCACCGCGCCGACCACATCGTCGAGGACGACCCGGACACCGGCATCGAGGAGGCCGAATCGCTGGCCCCCGATCGTGTCGAGGAGGTCATCGCCGAGTACGAACTCGTCTGTCCGACCTGCGGGGCGGGTCTGGCCGGCCAGACAATCGAGCAGTTCAACCTCATGTTCGAGACGAATATCGGGCCGGGTAGCTCCTCGCCCGGGTATCTCCGGCCGGAAACCGCCCAGGGCATCTTCATCGAGTTCCCCCAACTCGCCGAGTACGCCCGCAACCAGCTTCCCTTCGGCGTGACCCAGATCGGCCGGGCCTACCGCAACGAGATCAGTCCCCGGAAGTCCCTGCTGCGGGTCCGGGAGTTCACCCAGGCCGAACTGGAGCTGTTCATCGATCCCGCGGCAGATGAGCCGGATCTCTCCGCGGTGGCCGACGTGACTGCGCGGTTCTACTCCGCCGAGGCCCAGGACGGGGACGGCGAACCCGTCGAGATGCCGGTGGGCGAGGCGTTCGACGAGGGCGTCGTCGCCGACCCCTGGATCGCCTACTATCTGGGTGTGGCCGCCGAGTGGTATTCGGCCATCGGCGTCGACATGGACCGCTTTCGCTTCCGCCAGCATCGGCCGGGCGAGCTCGCTCACTATTCCGAGGACTGCTGGGACGCCGAAGGCGAAGTCAGCGATCCGGGCGCGGATCCCGACTGGATCGAACTCGGTGGGTTCGCCTATCGATCGGACTACGACCTCTCGAAACACGACACTCACTCCGAGGCGGACTTCACGGTCTTCAAGCAGTACGACGAGCCGGTGACCGTCGAGAAACCCACGGTCGATCCGGAGATGGGCTATCTCGGCCCCGAGTTCGGCGGGGCGGCGGGCGACGTTGCCGATGCGCTCGAAGCACTGGCCGAGGACGATCCCGACGCCTTCGCGGGCGAGGACGTCACGGTCGAGGTCGACGGCGAGACGTACACCGTTCCGGTCGAGCAGACCGGCTTTGCGATCGAGGAACTCACCGAGTCGGGCGAGCACATCATGCCCCACGTCGTCGAGCCCTCGCTGGGGATCGACCGGGCGCTGTATACGGCACTGGATCATTCCTACCGCGAGGACGAAGTCGACGGCGAGGAGCGGACGTATCTCGAATTGCCGCCCGCGGTCGCCCCGACCACCGTCGGCGTCTTTCCGCTGATGGACAAGGATGGCCTCGGCGAGCGTGCCCGCGAGATCGCCGACGAGTTGCGGGCGGCCGGCCTGTCGGTGGCCTACGACGACTCGGGGGCCATCGGCCGTCGCTATCGCCGCCAGGACGAGGTCGGGACACCCTATTGCGTGACCGTCGACTACGACACGCTCGAAGACGCCAGTGTGACGATCCGTGATCGGGACAGCACCGAACAGACCCGCGTCGCCGCCGACGATCTCGCTTCGACTGTTGCGGGACTCGTCTCCGGGGACGCTTCCTTCCGGAACCTCTAA
- a CDS encoding PIN domain-containing protein — protein MARIVLDTNVLFAAASARDRYHDRAREIVRGIDHGDLPEAVVSNYVLAETLNLTREKLGPEAANALLDRLLEGSHFEVVHAPRADFNAAQALFRRYDALSFVDATIVAYLEREGSEYLYSFDDDFDAVEELTRLDTAVNPFESGTE, from the coding sequence ATGGCACGCATCGTCCTCGATACGAACGTTCTGTTCGCTGCTGCGAGCGCCCGTGACCGCTATCACGACCGCGCACGGGAAATCGTTCGCGGGATCGACCACGGCGACCTCCCGGAGGCCGTCGTCTCGAACTACGTCCTCGCGGAGACGCTAAACCTCACGCGCGAGAAACTCGGCCCCGAGGCCGCGAACGCGCTGCTCGATCGCCTCCTCGAAGGGAGCCACTTCGAGGTCGTCCACGCTCCGAGAGCCGATTTCAACGCTGCCCAGGCGCTGTTCCGCCGGTACGACGCACTCTCCTTCGTTGATGCGACGATCGTCGCGTATCTCGAGCGCGAAGGAAGCGAGTACCTGTATTCCTTCGACGACGATTTCGACGCGGTCGAGGAGCTGACGCGACTCGATACTGCCGTGAATCCGTTCGAATCGGGTACCGAATAG
- the argF gene encoding ornithine carbamoyltransferase: protein MTRNVLDVDDLTSEELTTVLDRAATIKAGEEAGNPLEDETLAMIFEKPSTRTRVSFETGMTQLGGHAIFLGPDDIHLGDSEPVKDTARAVSRYADAIMARLFDHADAEELAEYATVPVINGLTDDAHPCQTLADLLTIRQEFGGFDEVRVAWVGDGNNVAQSFVLGAAMVGLELTVATPEGYGIDEEVLDRAAELGTAPETTTDPEAAVENADVVYTDVFVSMGQEDEREEKLAAFEGFQVTTELLGDRTLMHCLPAHRGEEVTDEVIESDNAIVWEQAENRLHAQNGLLVWLAER, encoded by the coding sequence ATGACACGCAACGTACTCGACGTCGACGACCTGACGAGCGAGGAACTGACGACCGTCCTCGATCGCGCCGCCACGATCAAGGCCGGCGAGGAGGCGGGCAACCCCCTCGAAGACGAGACGCTCGCGATGATCTTCGAGAAGCCCTCGACCCGGACCCGGGTCTCCTTCGAGACCGGGATGACCCAGCTTGGCGGCCACGCCATCTTCCTCGGGCCGGACGACATCCACCTCGGGGACAGCGAGCCGGTCAAGGACACCGCGCGAGCCGTCTCGCGGTACGCCGACGCGATCATGGCGCGGCTGTTCGACCACGCTGACGCCGAGGAACTGGCCGAGTACGCCACCGTGCCGGTGATCAACGGCCTGACCGACGATGCCCATCCCTGCCAGACGCTGGCGGACCTGCTGACGATCCGCCAGGAATTCGGTGGATTCGACGAGGTCCGAGTCGCCTGGGTCGGCGACGGCAACAACGTCGCCCAGTCGTTCGTCCTTGGCGCGGCGATGGTCGGCCTCGAGCTGACCGTCGCCACTCCGGAGGGCTACGGGATCGACGAGGAGGTTCTCGATCGTGCGGCCGAGTTGGGGACCGCCCCCGAGACGACGACGGACCCCGAGGCTGCGGTCGAAAACGCCGACGTGGTGTATACCGATGTCTTCGTCAGCATGGGCCAGGAGGACGAACGCGAGGAGAAACTCGCTGCCTTCGAGGGCTTTCAGGTCACGACCGAGTTGCTCGGCGATCGCACGTTGATGCACTGTCTGCCGGCCCACCGCGGCGAGGAGGTTACTGACGAGGTCATCGAGAGCGACAACGCGATCGTGTGGGAGCAGGCGGAGAACCGACTGCACGCACAGAACGGGTTGTTGGTGTGGCTGGCCGAGCGGTAG
- a CDS encoding CBS domain-containing protein gives MNVADVMTPRADVVTAELPGTRDDVLEYLQERQFSSVPVIKRTDAGEECRGLVTREALIEHPDEDQLAMLVDDVPTTAADTDLASVARTMVETGERRIPVVDGQLEGIVTITDIVRAIAEGGVDDGDQPVGDLARRDVNCVYAGAPLGVAERELSHADVPYGVVLDDDAEVAGILTEVDVIAVAEVVEGEAETGESIANQDDEWMWEGIKAVGNSYMPTRNVEFPDEPVSEYMTADLVTVGSRRTAKEAAQLLIRHDIEQIPLVSGDDLAGIVRDIDVIKALR, from the coding sequence ATGAACGTCGCTGACGTCATGACGCCGCGAGCGGACGTCGTCACGGCCGAGTTGCCCGGCACCCGGGACGACGTCCTGGAGTACCTCCAGGAACGGCAGTTCTCGTCCGTTCCGGTGATCAAACGAACCGACGCGGGCGAGGAGTGTCGCGGGCTCGTCACGCGAGAGGCGCTCATCGAGCATCCTGACGAAGACCAACTTGCGATGCTCGTCGATGACGTTCCGACGACGGCCGCCGACACGGACCTGGCGAGCGTCGCGCGGACGATGGTCGAGACCGGCGAGCGCCGGATCCCGGTCGTTGACGGCCAACTCGAAGGCATCGTCACGATCACCGATATCGTTCGCGCGATCGCCGAGGGCGGCGTCGACGACGGCGATCAGCCGGTCGGCGACCTCGCCCGGCGGGACGTCAACTGCGTCTACGCCGGCGCGCCGCTCGGCGTCGCCGAGCGCGAACTCTCCCACGCCGATGTCCCCTACGGGGTCGTTCTCGACGACGACGCCGAGGTGGCCGGCATCCTGACCGAGGTCGACGTCATCGCGGTCGCCGAGGTCGTCGAGGGCGAGGCCGAGACCGGCGAGTCCATCGCCAACCAGGACGACGAGTGGATGTGGGAGGGGATCAAGGCTGTCGGGAACAGCTACATGCCAACCCGGAACGTCGAGTTCCCCGACGAGCCGGTCAGCGAGTACATGACGGCGGATCTGGTGACCGTTGGAAGCCGCCGGACCGCAAAGGAGGCGGCCCAGCTGTTGATCCGTCACGACATCGAGCAGATCCCGCTGGTATCGGGTGACGACCTCGCGGGCATCGTCCGCGACATCGACGTAATCAAGGCGCTACGATGA
- a CDS encoding dolichol kinase, with the protein MFPSVLDRIDDEVTRRLVHASTSVAPLSYVFIAEMTWWHVQVFLSLALVGAFGLEIVRLYVGLEWWIFDRLTREYEQENLAAYFLGGVGLTLVAFLFPPAGADPVIASPFDPSPVAVPAMLMLTIGDPFSGLLGAGELRAVKQTWVLLATFGLTTLIASAFVGPIPAILGGAAATAADGAKPVIRGYVVDDNLTIAPSAAVAMFLTIEYLPALGL; encoded by the coding sequence GTGTTTCCGTCCGTTCTCGATCGCATCGACGACGAAGTAACGCGCCGGCTTGTCCATGCGAGCACGAGCGTTGCCCCCCTGTCGTACGTCTTCATCGCGGAGATGACCTGGTGGCACGTCCAGGTGTTTCTATCGCTGGCGCTGGTCGGCGCGTTCGGCCTCGAAATCGTCCGGCTGTACGTCGGCCTGGAGTGGTGGATCTTCGACCGACTCACCCGTGAATACGAACAGGAGAACCTCGCGGCGTACTTCCTGGGCGGGGTCGGATTGACGCTGGTGGCGTTCTTGTTCCCACCGGCGGGGGCCGACCCGGTGATTGCCAGCCCGTTCGACCCATCGCCGGTGGCAGTCCCGGCGATGCTGATGTTGACGATCGGCGATCCCTTCAGCGGGTTGTTGGGCGCGGGCGAACTCCGGGCCGTCAAGCAGACGTGGGTTCTGCTCGCCACGTTCGGCCTCACGACGCTCATCGCGAGCGCGTTTGTCGGCCCGATTCCGGCGATCCTGGGCGGGGCGGCAGCGACCGCGGCGGACGGAGCCAAGCCCGTGATCCGGGGGTACGTCGTCGACGACAACCTCACGATCGCGCCGTCGGCCGCCGTCGCGATGTTCCTCACCATCGAGTACCTGCCGGCGCTGGGGCTGTGA